In Bacillus sp. Marseille-Q1617, a genomic segment contains:
- a CDS encoding VanZ family protein — translation MKTLLKYTLTAAPFLYMMLIWILSSNPDDAVIRFPDSYWDRFIKESLHLIEFAILYGLFVLALLAHGLLRYSINFTVALIAIFYGFVDEIHQSFVPYRSATMIDAAKDLIGVTILFWVVNRTYFRSSNHVVTRYMKRLEGYFN, via the coding sequence GTGAAAACATTGCTTAAATACACTCTTACAGCTGCGCCTTTTCTATATATGATGCTGATCTGGATTCTGTCCAGCAACCCCGATGATGCGGTCATCCGCTTTCCTGATAGCTATTGGGACCGCTTTATAAAGGAGTCCCTCCATTTAATTGAATTTGCGATTCTTTATGGATTGTTTGTGCTTGCCCTGCTTGCGCATGGGTTGCTCCGGTATTCAATCAATTTCACCGTTGCGTTGATCGCGATCTTTTACGGATTTGTCGATGAGATTCATCAATCGTTCGTACCGTACCGTTCGGCGACGATGATCGATGCAGCGAAGGATTTGATCGGGGTGACGATTCTATTCTGGGTTGTGAATCGGACGTATTTCAGGAGTTCGAATCATGTGGTGACGAGATATATGAAGAGGCTTGAAGGGTATTTTAATTAA
- the atpA gene encoding F0F1 ATP synthase subunit alpha yields MSIKAEEISALIKKQIENYQSEMKVSDVGTVIQIGDGIARAHGLDNVMAGELVEFSNGVMGMAQNLEENNVGIIILGPFSDIREGDEVRRTGRIMEVPVGQELVGRVVNSLGQPVDGLGPIATTKTRPIESGAPGVMDRKSVHEPLQTGIKAIDALVPIGRGQRELIIGDRQTGKTSVAIDAILNQKDQDMVCIYVAIGQKESTVRNAVETLRKHGALDYTIVVTASAASPAPMLFLAPYAGITMGEDFMHSGKHVLVVYDDLSKQASAYRELSLLLRRPPGREAFPGDVFYLHSRLLERAAKLSDAKGGGSITALPFVETQAGDISAYIPTNVISITDGQIFLQSDLFFSGVRPAINAGLSVSRVGGSAQIKAMKKVSGTLRLDLAAYRELEAFAQFGSDLDAATQAKLNRGARTVEVLKQDLNKPLKVEKQVMILYALTKGHLDDIPVTDVRRFEGEFLSWLDHNHTELLDHIRTTKGLPEDAAMVAAITEFKKTFAKSE; encoded by the coding sequence ATGAGCATCAAGGCGGAAGAAATCAGCGCGCTGATAAAAAAGCAAATTGAAAACTATCAGTCTGAGATGAAAGTAAGCGATGTAGGTACAGTTATCCAAATCGGTGACGGTATCGCTCGTGCTCATGGCCTCGACAATGTCATGGCTGGAGAGCTTGTTGAATTTTCTAACGGTGTCATGGGTATGGCACAAAACTTAGAGGAAAACAACGTAGGTATCATCATTCTTGGACCATTCAGTGACATTCGTGAAGGCGATGAGGTTCGTCGTACTGGACGTATCATGGAAGTACCAGTAGGGCAAGAACTTGTAGGTCGTGTAGTAAACTCACTTGGACAACCTGTAGACGGGTTAGGTCCGATTGCAACAACAAAAACACGTCCTATCGAAAGCGGAGCACCTGGTGTTATGGATCGTAAATCCGTACACGAGCCGCTTCAAACAGGTATCAAAGCGATTGACGCTCTAGTGCCGATCGGCCGTGGTCAACGTGAGTTAATCATCGGAGATCGTCAAACAGGTAAAACATCTGTTGCGATCGATGCGATCCTTAACCAAAAAGACCAGGACATGGTTTGTATCTATGTTGCGATCGGTCAAAAAGAATCTACTGTACGTAACGCAGTAGAAACATTACGTAAGCACGGTGCGTTAGACTACACAATCGTAGTAACGGCATCTGCTGCTTCACCGGCTCCAATGCTATTCTTGGCACCTTATGCGGGAATCACAATGGGTGAAGACTTCATGCACAGCGGCAAGCACGTTCTTGTTGTCTATGATGATCTATCCAAACAGGCCTCGGCATACCGTGAGCTGTCCCTATTACTTCGCCGTCCTCCAGGTCGTGAAGCATTCCCTGGTGACGTATTCTACTTGCACTCCCGTTTACTTGAGCGTGCAGCGAAATTAAGCGATGCAAAAGGCGGCGGTTCCATCACGGCACTGCCATTCGTTGAGACACAAGCAGGAGATATCTCCGCTTATATCCCGACAAACGTTATCTCCATCACTGACGGACAGATCTTCTTACAATCTGACCTGTTCTTCTCCGGTGTTCGTCCGGCGATCAACGCAGGTTTATCCGTATCCCGTGTTGGTGGATCCGCACAGATCAAAGCGATGAAAAAAGTATCTGGTACACTGCGTCTTGACTTAGCCGCTTACCGTGAGCTTGAAGCATTCGCTCAGTTCGGATCAGATCTTGATGCAGCAACGCAGGCGAAACTGAACCGCGGTGCGCGTACAGTAGAAGTACTGAAGCAGGATCTTAACAAACCACTTAAAGTTGAAAAACAAGTCATGATCCTTTACGCATTGACTAAAGGACATTTAGATGATATCCCGGTAACGGACGTTCGCCGTTTCGAAGGTGAATTCCTAAGCTGGTTAGATCACAACCATACTGAACTGTTAGATCATATCCGTACGACAAAAGGTCTTCCTGAAGATGCTGCAATGGTTGCTGCGATCACAGAATTCAAGAAGACATTTGCTAAGTCTGAGTAA
- the murA gene encoding UDP-N-acetylglucosamine 1-carboxyvinyltransferase yields MEKIIVRGGQRLSGTVQVEGAKNAVLPVLAATLLASEGKSKITNVPPLSDVYTINQVLRHLNTDVEFHNDEVVVNASRELFVEAPFEYVRKMRASVLVMGSLLGRTGKARVALPGGCAIGSRPIDQHLKGFEAMGAKVKVGNGFIEAEVDGRLKGAKVYLDFPSVGATENIMMAAALADGTTILENVAKEPEIVDLANFINKMGGNVVGAGTGTIRIEGVERLYGVEHSIIPDRVEAGTFMVAAAITKGNVLVKGAIPEHLSSLVAKMEEMGVTIIDEGEGLRVIGPDKLKSVDIKTMPHPGFPTDMQSQMMALLLAAEGTSVLTETVFENRFMHVEEFRRMGADIKIEGRSVIMQGPTALQGAEVAATDLRAAAALSIAGLVADGYTRVTELKHLDRGYVNFHQKLAGIGADIERVKEIEETDAAVSDQSMLKDA; encoded by the coding sequence TTGGAAAAAATTATCGTCCGCGGCGGTCAGCGTTTAAGCGGTACTGTGCAAGTTGAAGGAGCAAAGAATGCCGTTTTACCTGTTCTCGCTGCTACATTATTAGCAAGTGAAGGAAAAAGCAAAATTACAAATGTACCACCACTCTCCGATGTATATACGATTAATCAAGTATTACGTCATTTAAATACAGATGTTGAGTTCCATAATGATGAAGTTGTCGTTAATGCATCTAGGGAGTTATTTGTGGAAGCCCCATTCGAATATGTTCGCAAGATGCGTGCATCCGTTCTTGTAATGGGATCTCTTCTAGGACGTACCGGGAAAGCACGTGTGGCACTGCCAGGCGGATGTGCCATCGGTTCAAGACCAATTGACCAGCACTTGAAAGGCTTCGAAGCAATGGGAGCCAAGGTGAAGGTCGGTAACGGATTCATCGAAGCAGAAGTCGACGGAAGATTGAAAGGTGCAAAGGTTTATCTGGACTTCCCAAGCGTGGGTGCCACTGAGAACATCATGATGGCAGCAGCCCTTGCTGACGGGACAACAATCCTTGAGAACGTTGCAAAAGAACCTGAAATCGTCGACTTAGCAAACTTTATCAATAAAATGGGTGGAAACGTAGTAGGCGCAGGAACTGGAACGATCCGCATCGAGGGTGTTGAACGCCTTTACGGTGTCGAGCACAGCATCATTCCTGACCGTGTCGAAGCGGGAACATTCATGGTGGCTGCGGCCATCACAAAAGGAAACGTCCTTGTAAAAGGTGCGATTCCGGAACATTTATCTTCTTTAGTAGCGAAAATGGAAGAAATGGGCGTAACCATCATTGACGAAGGAGAAGGCCTGCGTGTCATCGGTCCAGATAAACTGAAATCTGTCGATATTAAAACAATGCCTCATCCTGGTTTCCCTACGGATATGCAGTCACAAATGATGGCTCTTCTTCTAGCAGCAGAGGGTACAAGTGTACTCACAGAGACAGTCTTCGAAAACCGCTTCATGCACGTGGAAGAATTCCGCCGCATGGGAGCCGACATCAAGATTGAAGGACGTTCTGTAATCATGCAGGGCCCAACTGCGCTTCAAGGTGCAGAAGTAGCTGCGACGGACTTACGTGCAGCGGCTGCGCTTTCCATCGCAGGGCTCGTTGCAGACGGCTACACACGTGTAACCGAACTGAAGCACCTGGACCGCGGCTATGTAAACTTCCATCAGAAGCTTGCGGGCATCGGTGCAGACATCGAGCGCGTAAAAGAAATCGAAGAAACAGATGCAGCTGTTTCAGATCAAAGCATGCTGAAAGACGCATAA
- the spoIID gene encoding stage II sporulation protein D, whose translation MTHLKPVLIVFSIFICIIFIVPTLLVLPFSSDKEKTNLNEKLEGAPGIEELADSVEVAVYRSGKKVIEKLPLEQYVVGVVAGEMPADFEKEALKAQALAARTFIVNKMMTEDSSVPEGADVTDTISHQVFKNPSELTVLWGPEAEWKLEKITEAVLETKGQVLTFDGKPITAAFFSTSNGYTENSEAYWPNEIPYLRSVKSPWDENSPKFTDQKIIPITEFEKKLGVKLSKDGSVGTITSRTEGKRVANVDINGKSFTGREIRDMLGLKSSDFSWYLKDNHIVISTKGYGHGVGMSQYGANGMAKEGKDYKEIVTHYYKGVEITTSEKLLQKVTAQR comes from the coding sequence ATGACGCATTTAAAACCAGTACTGATCGTCTTCTCAATCTTCATTTGCATCATCTTTATCGTACCCACTCTGCTTGTGCTTCCGTTTTCATCGGACAAAGAAAAGACCAACTTAAATGAGAAACTGGAAGGCGCTCCCGGTATCGAGGAGCTAGCGGATTCAGTTGAGGTGGCTGTCTACCGGTCAGGCAAGAAAGTGATAGAGAAGCTGCCATTAGAGCAGTATGTAGTAGGAGTGGTAGCTGGTGAAATGCCTGCAGATTTTGAAAAAGAAGCACTGAAGGCACAGGCGCTTGCAGCACGGACATTCATCGTCAATAAAATGATGACTGAAGATTCCTCTGTACCAGAGGGAGCGGACGTCACCGATACGATTTCACACCAGGTATTCAAGAATCCATCGGAGTTAACAGTCCTCTGGGGTCCGGAAGCTGAATGGAAACTCGAAAAGATTACAGAAGCTGTACTGGAAACGAAGGGGCAGGTCCTCACATTCGATGGAAAACCGATCACCGCGGCCTTCTTCTCCACGAGCAACGGATATACGGAAAACTCAGAAGCTTACTGGCCAAATGAGATCCCCTACCTGCGGAGTGTGAAAAGTCCGTGGGATGAGAACTCGCCGAAGTTCACCGATCAAAAAATTATTCCGATAACGGAATTTGAGAAGAAGCTTGGTGTGAAATTGTCGAAGGACGGCTCTGTAGGAACGATCACTTCCCGGACGGAAGGGAAGCGGGTCGCCAACGTCGATATAAACGGCAAATCATTCACTGGCCGTGAAATAAGGGATATGCTCGGACTGAAATCCTCTGACTTCTCTTGGTATCTGAAAGACAACCACATCGTCATCTCGACCAAAGGCTACGGCCATGGAGTCGGCATGAGCCAGTACGGGGCCAATGGGATGGCGAAGGAAGGGAAGGACTATAAAGAGATCGTGACCCACTATTATAAGGGAGTGGAAATCACGACTTCGGAAAAGCTGCTTCAGAAGGTGACGGCGCAGAGATAG
- a CDS encoding M23 family metallopeptidase has protein sequence MREEEKKYTSPKFLKRRWAYPAIYLASAAIIITGILWYQAGNDANENAEDYSYDVPTDNEFNQPAEEVNRSLENFVMPVSSPEDTVIEKNFYDAEASAEEQEAALVVYGNMYYPNQGIDISKDGKEFNVLAAMSGTVTKVQEDSLLGNTIEIEHSKGIVTRYQSVKDFEVAVGDVVDQGQEIAKAGKSLFNEDAGVHVHFEIRKDNVAVNPINYFNKSLATLQEAKLDEQKVSGDQPEAAQEDAVKEDAAAEEGAEGEAAEENQDANPSDAEQKDADDAESNADAEDQDAESNADTSKEEQE, from the coding sequence ATGAGAGAGGAAGAAAAGAAATACACTTCTCCAAAATTTTTGAAAAGACGTTGGGCATACCCAGCAATCTATCTAGCAAGTGCAGCAATCATTATCACAGGAATTCTGTGGTACCAAGCAGGAAATGATGCGAACGAGAATGCCGAGGATTACAGCTATGATGTTCCTACTGATAACGAGTTCAATCAGCCTGCTGAAGAAGTCAATCGTTCACTGGAAAACTTCGTAATGCCTGTTTCAAGCCCGGAAGACACAGTCATCGAAAAAAACTTCTACGATGCTGAAGCTTCTGCCGAAGAACAGGAAGCCGCTTTAGTCGTGTATGGCAACATGTACTATCCGAACCAAGGGATCGATATCTCGAAGGATGGAAAAGAATTCAACGTACTTGCTGCAATGAGTGGAACAGTCACAAAGGTTCAAGAAGATTCATTACTGGGCAACACAATCGAAATCGAACACAGTAAGGGTATTGTCACTCGTTACCAATCAGTCAAAGATTTTGAAGTAGCCGTCGGGGATGTCGTGGATCAAGGTCAAGAGATTGCAAAAGCCGGAAAATCTTTATTCAATGAAGATGCAGGTGTACACGTACACTTTGAAATCCGCAAAGACAATGTAGCAGTCAATCCAATCAACTATTTCAATAAGTCTCTTGCCACTCTTCAAGAAGCAAAGCTTGATGAGCAGAAGGTTTCCGGCGACCAGCCAGAAGCGGCACAAGAGGATGCAGTGAAGGAAGATGCAGCAGCTGAAGAAGGTGCTGAAGGGGAAGCGGCTGAAGAAAATCAAGACGCCAACCCATCTGATGCAGAGCAAAAAGACGCTGACGATGCAGAGTCCAATGCCGATGCAGAAGATCAAGATGCTGAATCAAACGCTGATACAAGTAAAGAAGAGCAAGAATAA
- the atpD gene encoding F0F1 ATP synthase subunit beta, translating to MNKGHVLQVMGPVVDVKFANGQLPDIYNSLKVQIADRAELTLEVALHLGDDSVRTIAMASTDGLQRGAEVLDTGAPISVPVGDVTLGRVFNVLGESIDLDEPLTAGIRRDPIHRQAPTFDQLSTEVEILETGIKVVDLLAPYIKGGKIGLFGGAGVGKTVLIQELINNIAQEHGGISVFAGVGERTREGNDLYHEMSDSGVIKKTAMVFGQMNEPPGARMRVALTGLTMAEYFRDEQGQDVLLFIDNIFRFTQAGSEVSALLGRMPSAVGYQPTLATEMGQLQERITSTNVGSVTSIQAIYVPADDYTDPAPATTFAHLDATTNLERKLSEMGIYPAVDPLASTSRALSPEIVGEEHYTIARNVQQTLQRYRELQDIIAILGMDELSDDDKLTVARARRVQFFLSQNFHVAEQFTGQKGSYVQVKDTVKGFKDILDGKYDHIPEDAFRLVGPIEDVLAAAKEMGVEV from the coding sequence ATGAACAAAGGACACGTTCTTCAAGTAATGGGTCCCGTTGTTGATGTCAAGTTCGCCAATGGCCAACTTCCTGATATCTACAACTCATTAAAGGTCCAAATTGCAGATAGAGCTGAACTTACATTAGAGGTTGCCCTTCACCTAGGTGATGATTCTGTACGTACGATCGCGATGGCTTCTACGGACGGTTTACAACGTGGAGCCGAAGTACTAGATACAGGAGCGCCAATCTCTGTACCAGTAGGGGATGTAACGTTAGGTCGTGTATTCAACGTCCTTGGTGAATCAATCGATTTAGACGAGCCGCTTACAGCAGGAATTCGTCGTGATCCGATTCACAGACAAGCACCTACATTCGATCAACTTTCTACAGAAGTAGAAATTCTTGAAACAGGTATCAAAGTAGTAGACTTACTTGCTCCATACATCAAGGGTGGTAAGATCGGTCTATTCGGTGGTGCCGGTGTTGGTAAAACCGTATTAATCCAGGAGCTTATCAACAACATCGCTCAAGAGCACGGCGGTATCTCGGTATTCGCAGGTGTTGGAGAGCGTACGCGTGAAGGTAATGACCTTTACCACGAGATGAGCGACTCTGGCGTTATCAAGAAAACAGCGATGGTATTCGGACAGATGAATGAGCCGCCTGGTGCACGTATGCGTGTTGCCTTGACGGGTCTTACAATGGCTGAATACTTCCGTGATGAGCAAGGTCAGGACGTACTTCTGTTCATCGATAACATCTTCCGTTTCACGCAAGCAGGTTCTGAGGTATCAGCACTACTTGGCCGTATGCCATCTGCCGTTGGTTACCAGCCGACACTTGCTACTGAAATGGGTCAATTGCAAGAGCGTATCACGTCTACAAACGTTGGTTCCGTTACATCGATCCAAGCGATCTATGTACCTGCCGATGACTACACGGATCCGGCTCCTGCAACAACATTCGCTCACTTGGATGCAACAACGAACCTTGAACGTAAGCTTTCCGAGATGGGTATCTACCCTGCGGTGGATCCATTAGCATCAACTTCACGTGCACTTTCTCCTGAAATCGTAGGGGAAGAGCACTACACAATTGCACGTAATGTCCAACAAACATTACAGCGCTATAGAGAATTACAAGATATCATTGCCATCCTTGGTATGGATGAGCTTTCTGATGATGATAAGCTGACTGTGGCACGCGCCCGCCGTGTACAATTCTTCTTATCTCAAAACTTCCACGTTGCAGAACAGTTCACAGGCCAAAAAGGTTCTTACGTACAAGTGAAGGACACGGTAAAAGGCTTCAAAGATATTCTTGACGGTAAATACGACCACATTCCAGAAGATGCATTCCGTCTAGTAGGTCCGATCGAGGACGTATTGGCTGCAGCTAAAGAAATGGGCGTAGAGGTATAA
- a CDS encoding DUF1146 family protein, with the protein MVESFSQQALISMLVHLFVFAVTFWSLQAIQLDKLLKKNRVAQGRLLFILLTIAIGSAVSRFLLDYYLWSQQLPAFFQ; encoded by the coding sequence ATGGTGGAAAGCTTCAGCCAACAGGCATTGATCAGTATGCTCGTGCACTTATTTGTATTCGCCGTTACATTCTGGTCGCTGCAGGCAATTCAGCTTGATAAATTACTGAAAAAGAATCGTGTCGCTCAAGGAAGGCTGCTATTCATCCTGCTGACGATTGCGATTGGTTCAGCCGTCAGCCGATTCCTGCTGGATTATTATCTGTGGTCACAGCAGCTGCCAGCGTTCTTTCAATGA
- a CDS encoding YwmB family TATA-box binding protein: MGRHFYILLIFFVGIGFLPIINGKNTIEANQLLDIEKLDRAISQTNGEVTEWSLYARENVKSFTNKGFAQYSKNMQETFSDFEWTTENKGEEVIVVGTRKTSHGEETIKLQHTLGNAHSVSYVMYEIRGNQEALGEKTSRYLKRQYIPNMEIIFTTKPLIFSCIKGEFNDTLEEVLSNQAVEMMSILDATETESLEEEDFHSVSAYSKQMSRSIPTKNSEMNIQLGLRKSGMGTKTTFVLGTPILTIEY, encoded by the coding sequence ATGGGACGGCATTTTTACATTTTATTAATATTTTTTGTTGGAATAGGTTTCCTGCCTATCATAAATGGGAAGAACACTATCGAAGCCAATCAATTATTAGACATCGAAAAGCTTGATCGCGCTATCTCTCAAACAAATGGTGAAGTAACTGAATGGTCTCTATATGCAAGAGAAAACGTAAAAAGCTTCACGAATAAAGGATTTGCCCAATATAGTAAGAATATGCAAGAAACTTTTTCTGATTTCGAATGGACGACAGAAAATAAGGGAGAAGAAGTAATTGTTGTGGGGACTCGCAAGACTTCTCACGGGGAAGAAACAATTAAGCTTCAACATACCCTCGGAAATGCACATTCGGTTTCGTACGTTATGTATGAGATCCGTGGAAATCAGGAAGCTTTGGGAGAAAAAACATCACGATATCTCAAGAGACAGTATATCCCAAACATGGAAATCATTTTTACTACTAAACCTTTGATTTTCTCTTGTATAAAAGGCGAATTCAATGATACGCTTGAGGAAGTTTTGTCGAATCAGGCTGTCGAAATGATGTCGATTCTTGACGCAACCGAAACGGAGTCACTGGAAGAAGAAGACTTTCATTCCGTTTCCGCCTACTCGAAGCAAATGTCACGGTCAATACCAACAAAAAATAGCGAAATGAATATACAACTGGGTCTACGGAAAAGTGGAATGGGCACCAAGACAACCTTTGTTCTTGGCACACCCATCCTGACGATTGAATATTAA
- a CDS encoding DUF4212 domain-containing protein translates to MKKIDRAQADQYFKEKNRFMALYLVIWFISSFVMVFFAESLSSFSINGFPFHYFMGAQGSILIFIILLYVNAIVSDRIDRKYGIDESKNEQVSYGKTLDH, encoded by the coding sequence ATGAAGAAAATTGACCGTGCACAAGCGGATCAGTATTTCAAAGAGAAAAATCGTTTTATGGCCTTATACCTTGTCATCTGGTTCATCAGTTCCTTTGTGATGGTGTTCTTCGCTGAAAGTCTATCATCGTTTTCGATCAACGGGTTTCCGTTCCACTATTTCATGGGGGCTCAAGGGTCGATTCTGATCTTTATTATCCTGCTTTATGTGAATGCGATTGTCTCTGACCGCATCGACCGGAAATATGGAATCGATGAAAGCAAGAATGAGCAAGTAAGTTATGGGAAGACGCTTGATCATTAA
- a CDS encoding F0F1 ATP synthase subunit gamma, with the protein MASLRDIKTRITSTKKTSQITKAMEMVSAAKLNRAETNAKSFVPYMEKIQDVVTSISLGSTDATHPMLVSRPVKKTGYLVITSDRGLAGAYNSSVIRAVSNAIKERHSSEDEFAIIALGRVGKDFFQKRGYNVVEGIVGLPDQPNFADIKEIANKAVSMFSDGAYDELYMYYNHYVSAIQQDVTEKKVLPLTNLESEASSSSLTSYEFEPNAEEILEVLLPQYAESLIYGALLDGKASEHAARMTAMKNATDNAKDIINNLTLSYNRARQAAITQEITEIVGGAAALE; encoded by the coding sequence GTGGCATCGTTACGCGACATTAAAACTCGTATTACGTCTACGAAGAAAACAAGTCAAATTACGAAAGCAATGGAAATGGTATCTGCTGCGAAATTGAACCGTGCGGAAACGAACGCTAAGTCCTTCGTTCCTTACATGGAGAAAATTCAAGACGTAGTCACTTCTATTTCCCTGGGCAGCACCGATGCAACACATCCGATGCTAGTCTCCCGCCCCGTAAAGAAAACCGGCTACTTGGTCATTACGTCTGACCGCGGTTTGGCGGGGGCTTATAACAGCAGTGTCATCCGTGCTGTAAGTAATGCGATTAAAGAGCGTCACAGCTCAGAAGACGAATTTGCGATCATTGCACTTGGTCGTGTCGGAAAAGACTTTTTCCAAAAGCGCGGCTATAACGTCGTAGAAGGTATTGTAGGTTTACCGGATCAGCCTAACTTTGCAGATATCAAGGAGATTGCGAACAAAGCAGTGAGCATGTTCTCTGATGGTGCTTATGATGAGCTGTACATGTACTACAACCACTACGTCAGTGCGATTCAACAAGATGTAACAGAGAAAAAGGTTCTGCCTTTGACAAACCTTGAATCTGAAGCTTCTTCAAGCAGTCTTACTTCTTATGAATTTGAACCGAATGCTGAAGAAATTCTTGAAGTGTTGCTTCCTCAATACGCCGAGAGCTTGATTTACGGAGCTTTACTTGATGGTAAAGCGAGTGAACACGCAGCTCGTATGACAGCGATGAAGAACGCAACCGATAACGCAAAAGACATCATTAATAACCTTACACTTTCATATAACCGTGCACGTCAAGCTGCGATTACCCAAGAAATCACGGAAATCGTCGGCGGAGCAGCTGCACTGGAATAG
- a CDS encoding F0F1 ATP synthase subunit epsilon codes for MKTLKVNIVTPDGPVYDSEVEMVSTKAQSGELGILPGHIPMVAPLQIGAVRLNKGGNTELVAVSGGFLEVRPEQVTILAQTAETAEAIDVQRAKEAKSRAEGRMQAQKDDVDFRRAELALKRAMNRINVSERNF; via the coding sequence ATGAAGACATTAAAAGTCAATATTGTCACTCCCGATGGCCCAGTGTACGATTCAGAAGTGGAAATGGTGAGTACGAAAGCTCAAAGCGGTGAGCTTGGGATCTTACCTGGACACATTCCGATGGTTGCTCCACTACAAATCGGTGCGGTACGCCTGAATAAAGGCGGTAACACTGAGCTTGTAGCTGTCAGTGGCGGATTCTTAGAAGTACGTCCTGAACAAGTGACAATTCTAGCACAGACTGCTGAAACAGCAGAAGCTATCGATGTACAACGCGCGAAAGAAGCAAAAAGCCGTGCAGAAGGCCGCATGCAGGCACAAAAGGATGACGTCGACTTCCGTCGTGCCGAACTTGCCCTTAAGCGTGCCATGAACAGAATTAACGTTTCCGAACGTAACTTCTAA
- a CDS encoding F0F1 ATP synthase subunit delta, with protein MSNSTVAKRYALALFEIAKEQNQLEAIEEELRVVKSVFTHNQELNILLSNPKLSLDKKKGLIKEAFSSASVPVLNTLLLLTDRHRINQVVGVANEFIELSNAERGIAEATVYSVRPLTEDEREAVSASFAKKVGKQSLRIDNVTDDNLLGGLKVQIGNRIFDGSLAGKLHRLERELVR; from the coding sequence ATGAGCAACTCTACAGTCGCAAAACGCTATGCGTTAGCTCTTTTCGAAATTGCCAAAGAACAGAACCAATTAGAAGCGATTGAAGAAGAGCTTCGCGTAGTGAAATCTGTTTTCACACACAACCAGGAACTTAACATCCTTCTCAGCAATCCGAAGCTTTCTTTGGATAAAAAGAAGGGACTTATAAAGGAAGCATTCTCATCCGCTTCTGTACCAGTCCTGAATACCCTTTTACTTTTGACTGATCGTCATCGCATCAATCAGGTAGTAGGTGTTGCAAATGAGTTCATCGAGCTTTCGAATGCAGAAAGAGGAATCGCAGAAGCAACAGTCTATTCAGTACGTCCATTAACAGAAGATGAGAGAGAAGCCGTTTCCGCATCTTTTGCCAAAAAAGTAGGCAAACAATCATTAAGAATCGATAATGTGACAGACGATAACTTGCTTGGCGGACTTAAGGTCCAAATCGGCAACCGCATCTTTGACGGAAGCCTTGCAGGGAAGTTGCATCGTCTTGAACGTGAACTAGTTCGTTAA